TGGCCTCATTTTAATTGCCAGATGACCAAGAAGCTTGATTCATCTATGGTTTTTATGGAGATAATTTCACACATAAAAGGTGGGCTATTTGCTGGAAGGTTACCTGATGATAAACTTAGTCGGGAAGATTACATATTACTGTCTGAGGGACGGGTTTCATCCGTAAGCAGGGAAAGAAGAGAGATGATTTATGAAGTTTTTCTTGAATACGAGAAGAAGAAAATACTAAATGCTGAGTTTGATTTGGCTGATTTTGTCATTGACCTTCACCGTCGATTGAAAACCGGGTGTTACAAGGGTGAGGAAATGGATTTCGTGTATATTGATGAAGTACAGGATCTCACCATGAGACAGATTGGTCTTTTTAAATATATTTGTAGAAATTTTGTGGAAGGATTTGTTTTTTCTGGTGATACTGCACAAACTATTGCTGGTGGGGTTGATTTCAGATTCCAGGAGGCAAGATCTTTGTTCTACAACGAGTTTATTTTGGATTCAAGAAGTGATGTCATGGGAAACGCGAAAGACATTGATCAATCTCGCATCTCAGACATCTATCATTTGAACCAGAACTTCCGTACTCATGCAGGTGTTCTCAACTTGTCACAGAGTGTAATTGAACTTCTGCATATATTCTTTCCACACCACATTGACAATTTAAGTCCCGAAACAAGTCTTATTTATGGAGAAGCACCAATTTGGCTTGAATCTGCAAACGATGATAATGCTATAATAACTATTTTTGCCCAAAGTAGCGAAACTGCTGGTAGGATTGTGAGTGGATTTGGTGCAGAACAAGTCATTTTGGTGCGTGATGATTGTGCGAGGAAGGAAATTGCTGAACATATTGGAAAACAAGCTCTTGTTCTGACTATAACAGAATGCAAGGGCTTAGAATTTCAGGTATTGGATAGTGGCTATGGTATTCTTTTGTATTTCGAGGTCAAGCTCCATTTGGTTTTTTCTTAGTATTATTTATTGTGTTTTATGAGTGTATCCTACTGTGTATGATTCAGCCTGACATTGTATTTGTTTCTTATGCAGGATGTTTTGCTTTACAACTTTTTTGGAACCTCGCCTTTAAAGAGTCAATGGAGAGTTGTTTATGGGTATATGAAGGAACAAAATCTTCTCGACTCCAGTGATGCGAAATTTCCAAAGTTTAGCAAGGCGAAACACCAAATTCTCTGCTCTGAACTGAAGCAATTGTATGTTGCTATCGCTCGTACTAGGCAGAGACTGTGGATCTGTGAGAATAAAGATGATTTTTCGAAGCCTATGTTTGACTACTGGAAGAAATTAGTTCTCGTTCAAGTGAGAGAACTTGATGAGTCACTTGTACAGGCAATGCAGGTTACAAGCAGCAAAGAGGAATGGAGTTCACGCGGTATCAAGGTTAAAGTTTGAACTTGAATCTCTCAAATAATTCATGAATATACAATTTCTGTGCGGAAAGTTTAGGGCGTGTTTGGTACTATTTTGAAAGACTTCTATATTTTTAAAAACGTTAAAAACAAACAACGAGAGAAAACATTTTTGGTAGACATGTTTTCTGGAAACGTTGTCGTTCTATTTTCCGTTTTAGAAagcatttcattttgttttttaaaGTCAATCTCCAAACTAGGGATCCTTTCAGGATAGGGTGTAGATCTTTTGTATGTGGGTTTTGTATAACAGTAAAATGAATTTGGCAACGTTTATAGATGGGAACCTCACGAGTATAtcctattattttatttaaattagCTTCATTGAGAATGACCCTGTTTTCCCCTCATAAATCCCAGTTACTGGATGAAGGTAATTTTGAGATGGCAACAATGTGCTTTGAAAGAGCTGGTGATCCATTCTTGGAGAAACTCGCTAAAGCTACGGGTCTTAGAGCTGCTGGTGCTCACATGCTTGGTTCTAATACTGAACTAGCTCGCGTCGCCCTTGTAGAAGCAGCTGAGATTTATGAATCAATTGGCAAGGCTGATTTTGCTGCCAAATGTTTCATGGAGTTAAAAGATTTCAAAAGAGCAGGCATGGACTGTTTTCCCTTTGCACATTATTATTCATTTTAAATTTACCTTTATATTTTCTGCACCTGGAGCAATCATTTTGCGTGAACATGTATACTGTTTGTTCAGATGATTTTAAATTGAGAAATAGATGCTGCATTCCTTGTTCCATCAAACCGGTTTGTTCAACCTCAGGAGGACTGATCTGTCACACTTCAACTCATTAGCAGTTAAAAGGATAGAAGTGGTTTTAGGAATCTTCTAGCAGTATTTTTTTGTTGTGACACAATCTTTTAGCAGTATACCTTCTCATTTATTTGTAATATTCGGAGAAAATAAACAACATTAGTTAACTGTATAAATCTGAATTGGTAATACTATTGGAAAGCCAGTGAGATCAACCTTTTTCCACTTACTATCACTATACTGCTGTAACATGAAACCAAGCCTTTTCCACTCATGTTTCCTGAATTTTGATTACTAGTCAATGATCAGGTGATTGCCTGTGTATGGGTCTGAAATCATCCTACCAGTGGGTTTATGTTCAGCTTGCTTATACTTTAACTTCATTTTATGTAACATGTATGATTTATTTGGAAAACTGTGGGGAATCTTGGCTAGAGGATGCTGGTGACTGTTTCAGCCTTGCTGGATGTTGGTCTACTGCAGCCGATGTGTATTCTAGGTGTAACTGCTTTTCCAAGTGCTTGCTAGTTTGCACGAATGGCAATCTCTTTGAAACCGGTCTTCAATTCATAGAATATTGGAAAGAAAGTGCAAGGCTAAACCCTGACGCCGCCAGAAGTCAAGATCTAATAGATATGGAACAAAGTTTTCTCGAAAGTTGTGCCATTCACTATGATCAACAAAATGATACCaataatatgttgaagtttgtcAGAGCCTTTAACTCGTCGGACAtgataagaaattttttaaggtCTCATGATTATCTTGATGAGCTCATCCTCTTTGAAGCCGGGTCTGAGAATTTTATGGAAGCTGCCACTATTGCGAGATTGAAAGGGGATTGTCTTCTTGAGGCAGATATGTTGGAGAAGGCAGGGCACTTGGTAGAAGCGACAGAGGTCATTCTGTTTTATGTTCTTGGCAATTCTGCTTGGGCAAACGGGAACAAAGGTTGGCCCTTGATCAAGTTCCCaaacaaagaaaaacttttgGAAAAAGTAAAGTTGATGGCCAAAAGCAAAGATGATATCTTATACCAATTTGTTAGTACAGAGACAAGCATATTTTCAGACACCAATAGTAGATTGTCAGAGATGAACGGCTGTTTTATTGTTTCCCAGAGATTCAAGAGTCTGCGTGGCGAAATTATTTCTTTGAGGAAAATCATCGACTACCATCTAGATTTAGCACCTTCAGAGTACGTTTGGGTGGATGATGTGATCTTGAATATAACAGAGCATGTAGAGAATTCAATATCCAAGAACAGGGTCTCCGTTCAAACATTAACTTACTTCTGGAATTTATGGAGGGAAAAGATAGTAAACATATTGCATTATCTCAATTCTCTTGAAACTCAAGTTAAACAAGATCATGAAAGCTATGAGAAATTCTGTTTGGGTTACTTAGGTGTGTATAAGCAGAAACATGATCGAAGTTCCTTATACATCCTGTTGAACAGTGATGCCTGTTGGAGAAAAGAAATTGAGGATCGATTTCTTCGAAAGACCAGAGAATTACTTGGCATGAATGATCACCAATTTGCGTCTTCAGCCCGAAGCTATTGGTCTTCAACATTACTTAGTCTATGTATGCAAGTATTGGAGAAGCTGGAAAGCCTCGATAAAATTTCTGGTATTTACAAAGTTGGTAACGAGTCTTTCATGAACTATAGTGGTCCTTTCCGACGAGGAATAACTGCGCTTAACGGTTATCAAGTTGCAAAATCGATGGTTGAGTCTAAGATATTGGACAAAAAGCTTTCCGGGGAACTGCTCAAGTGCTTGACGCATTCCAAGGAGCATTTTTACGCGATATTTTGTCTGAGAGACCAGAAAAATATGATGTTCAAGCATATGATGGATTTGAGACTAACTAAGCTCTCTCAGGATTTAATCAAAGAATTTACCATTGAGATCATGAGCAAAAAAGGCAGGTTAAAGTATGTGGAAATGTGGAGTGTGGTCTTGCAGATTTTTATGTTTGGTAATCTAAGCGAAGAACTTTATCAAGTTATAATACAACGTCCGGATCTGTCTCCAGCCTATAAAGTTTTCATTAAGCAGTTGAAAGAGAGCAAGATGTCCGGATTGGTCTCGGTTTCTTTGGTCAGCAATTTTGAAAAATCATTACAAGAAACACTCAACCACGACTGGTCGAAAGACTTTGATTTCATGGCACCTTCCTGGTTTGTTTACTTTCTTGAACGTCTTCTTTTCTTGGTTTCATCTTGGCATGGTTGCTTTTTCACACTCAAGTCTTCTGTTCGAGAAACAGTTCCCTGGGGGAATCTAAGATGCAACTCAAGCTCTTTATCTGAAGCTGACTCAAAAGTTTTCTCGAAGAGGTCTTTTGATTTTATAGCATCCAAGATCAAAGAAATTTTATCAATTAAGCTAGATTGGCTTTGGGAACGTGATTTTGACGCAGTGGCTTACTACCCTTTTCTGGTCTTGAAGTTGGTTCTCTTGGTTGCTTTAATTTGTTTGAATTCTGGACGTCACTTTGATTTGCTGTACAGCTTACTTGGTAGATACGATATAATAACCGTACTGCCGCCTCAGTTTGTCAAGATCCTCGAGAAAAGAGGCACAAAGAATTTTGATAAGTTGCTCGCTGATATCCTTGAAGCAACTGGGGATCCTTTGGTCTGCTTGAGGTCAGGGAATACTCAGAGAGAACTTTTGAGCCACGATGTCTTAGCGATAGATGTGGATATGATTCACTCCAGAGAAGAAATATTGGAAATACTATACTCAGAAAATTCAGAATGTGACGGAAACTATGAAATGGAGTATGGAAGTCCAAGTGATAGAaatgctcgtttctccaattttgACCGTATGAGTTATACCTTATGCCCGGCTGAGTCTGATTATGATTCAGAAAAGATAAACTGGTTGGACACGGAAACCGGAGAATATGGGAGGACGCTGCAGTTGTTTACGAACACATCTCGTGTTTATATGTTTTCAAAAGGCATTTTTGAGGACATCAGCTTTCATGATTGCAAACCACAGATGAAGGTTTGTTTCGTGGttctttttctctttattttcctttttccaaCAACAAAACTTCcaacatatttttcttttttcttttcagttgGATATTTGCATTTATTTTCAAGAAAGCCTTGGTGGTCTGTCTGTTAAATATGAAAAATGGATGAGGGAACTAAAGCAGCTCTCTTTTGCATTAAGCTGCAGGTTAGTTATTTCAAGTGTATCTCGTGGTTTAGTTGAAGATAAATTAGTATGGCAATACTGTTCTACAATTTAGCTTGCATTCTTTGGACCGACTTATTTCTAGCATAGGTAAGCTCTAGACTCTAGTATGGAATGTCATGTGAATTAAGTCTGTCTGCATTGCAGACATTTCTCGACCACTGTATTTTGAACATTTTACTCTCTGGTTCATAGAAGCATGTGCTATCATAGTTTTGTAGGATCAGTTTGTTGTTTTTGAGCAATCATGCCTTTATTCACTGCGAGTCTGGGACTGTTTTGTTTCAGTGATGAGGATCCCGATATTCAGTATTCAAAAATTGACGACTGCTTTAAGAAGTTGAGTGCGCCTCCAAAACTGAAACAGTTTTTAATCCAGGGTTTGTTTGGGTTGATTATTAAATTTACTCCGTATAGCAAGAAAATCAAGCGCGAAGAAAGACAAAAGTCCAAGAAGCAGGCTGGAAAGGATAAAtgcaagaagaagaagtagtaatATTCTGTTTGGCAGGAGCTACAGCATCCTCGTGATACCATCCATTCATTACTCTTTTGCAGCTAAAAGAGAACAATACTGAGACTTTTTTCTGTGAGGAATCTCCGAAGCATTAATATACCAGAATCTCTGCAGTCACAACACCCCATTTTTCTTATGGAATTTTCAACTTTCCTGGTTACTTACGAAATTATGTGTTGTATGCAATCGGTATGTCTTTTGAACACTTACTGTTCTTGATGTGTAATTGTGCTTCAATAAGAAGTACATTCTGAAGTAATCCTTCAGTGGGTTTCAAAAACTTCTTTCCCACCACATCGGTTTAGTGTTGCAACAGTTTGGACCTTTTATTTCAATTGTGCTGTGTGCATAGCTGACTCAAGTTACAATTAACATATTCCTGTGCACCCAAATAACACAAATCGTTGCTAGTACAACACATTTTACAATTCTGATTTCTGAGGCTTAGATCTTTCTGTGCCTACGCATCAACCTCGCATGTATCCACAGCTTTTAAAGGAAGAGCTCGCACCTCATGATCATCCAGCTCTCATTTCTGACATTAAAATGAGAGAGAACCAGCAGCACATTGCTTTAGGGCGACCAAGTTTCagaaaactgaaatcataaaagacAAATACACACACAGTGATGGAAGTCGCGTAAATATCTGAAGAAGGCGAGAATTTGATGTTACCAGGAAGTATAACATCGTCTGTGTTTACAGGCTGTGCAGAAGAGGTAGAACACATTAGAAATTTTATAGCAGAAGTGAATCTCACCCGGAGCCTAGGGTGAAGCAAAATCGCAGAAAGGCCAGTCTTTTATTCGAAATTGCAATTATTGATGGCCAATCATTATGACCATAAACTAAGTGGCCATCATTTATAACGGCAAAATGAGTGTCCAGGGAATCagaaagtgttttttttttcctcataatGATTGGCCATCAATAATTATGGTCTTTACCATGTTTTGGCAACTTACATCGGTTCTAGAGGAGTTTCCAGTTTGGTTGAAATAGACGGTAATTAAGGTCAGAGTGTTTGTTGGTTCTGATAAATCTCATCATTCGACGTAAGATTATGTACAAAGTGCGTATCGTCTAAGTCTTAAGATTAATTACTAAAGTGTATCTAGCTCAACAAACAAAGCTAAGAGGTAAAGTCAGTTCAGCGTAGTTGTTTTGTAAATCCACTGAAAGACTGCCTTTTTGAGTTTCCATTTGAAGCTTACGCGCATTTGGAGCTAAATTGGTACCAAATCTTTCTTCAAGGATTTACATTTTTGTTTCTTTACGACCCAAATTCACTCTATGAAGAATGAGAGTGAGAGAGAGacttacaaggaaagaaaaaggcaCGACGAAATGCttcttttctcttgtttttttcttaaaaaatacTATCTCCATTTTTGgaaaaaagagatactttcacttttttttttaggttaaaatgaaaaagtgaaaatatctcttttttagGCTATGTCATTCTCATCCATTTTTCATGAGATCTGTCTTTTTTTCAGCGCTAAAATAATTCAGATTTCGCAAGTCAAACATAGCACCTGTCATTCTCATCGAATTGTTATGAAATCCGTCTGTTTTTTCGATGCGCTAAAATAATTCAGATTTCGCAAGTCAAACATAACAGATTTCGCAAGTCAAACACAACACCTGTCATTCTCATAGCCGACTCAAGTTACAATTAACTATTCTTGTGTACCCAAACAACACAAATCGCTTGGATACTTCATATGTGATTCTAGGGTTTGATCTCCCTATgaaacacacacacatatatatatatatatatatatatctaaggTTGCTTTTCTTTCTTGGATATATACAAGTTACGtaatctcaagaattttcttgtgATATCATGGAGTGCACGATGGATGGATCCAAAAAGGAAGACAAACTTGAAGATAGAAAAATGATTGAGTTTCATAAATTCCCTCTCATCATAACATGTTTCTATGCATGTGATCTTGAAGATAAtcaaccatagtattattgtcagagttgtgatacaattgaactttaatgctgtgtaataatactatgatattgtataacaataattgagaacaattgttttcttattattatggctacggatcttcaacaacaatgatgctgagttgaacacgttcagaaccGCTGGAGTACttgaagtgacgaagaattcaaggaatgttgaaaaaccaaggaaatcaagcatgttggatgagaagctacaaagtttatttattttataatccatatgtattgatagttttgtcactaaaattgacaaagggggagattgttagagcattgctcggtcaaactcacaagcgttgctatctcaagcttgtttgtcaagtttaggtgatcaaaactataattcttgggttctagtctacttatagccatgtctcagattaggatacaTCAACTATAATGTGtacttgagctttagacttcacgacggtcaccaattgaagacgaagatttactaaggagagcttggaggaacttcatcaacaaaaggtatgtggagactaaaacttatctatcactcagaagtatattctattctatcttctaatgggACTAAgccgtataactatatagacttttatattatatacatttgatatttcgagccaagtttatctcgcttatctatttctcgaaatacgagttgaaagctttttgctttagctacattcatcattattcttgacgagtttagttggaaacaatttatttgttggaaactaaacaataagtcaaaagatgatcatgtgaaaattgccttgaaatatcttacatgatttgtgtgagacggtcatttgatgtcgactcgaaaagtttcatattgatcattcgatcacttgaaaattacttataagctaatcatatgtgtgagacagccattgtcatcttctaaggatgtttcaatgattgaaatgggagtttagaaaaattaacctttgtctggaaacaacacagtatgtacaccaGTATGCAAAATGTtttgtatgattcaggtccggaaacctagTTTGCATACTAATATGCGAAcaattttaactgttaaagtctgggaaccaagtttgcataccagtatgcgaacggttatacctgagttaggtccaggacatcagtatgcataccggtttgcaaactgctggacaagacaaACGTCTggagctatagttt
This portion of the Papaver somniferum cultivar HN1 chromosome 11, ASM357369v1, whole genome shotgun sequence genome encodes:
- the LOC113320491 gene encoding uncharacterized protein LOC113320491 isoform X2: MGLKSSYQWVYVQLAYTLTSFYVTCMIYLENCGESWLEDAGDCFSLAGCWSTAADVYSRCNCFSKCLLVCTNGNLFETGLQFIEYWKESARLNPDAARSQDLIDMEQSFLESCAIHYDQQNDTNNMLKFVRAFNSSDMIRNFLRSHDYLDELILFEAGSENFMEAATIARLKGDCLLEADMLEKAGHLVEATEVILFYVLGNSAWANGNKGWPLIKFPNKEKLLEKVKLMAKSKDDILYQFVSTETSIFSDTNSRLSEMNGCFIVSQRFKSLRGEIISLRKIIDYHLDLAPSEYVWVDDVILNITEHVENSISKNRVSVQTLTYFWNLWREKIVNILHYLNSLETQVKQDHESYEKFCLGYLGVYKQKHDRSSLYILLNSDACWRKEIEDRFLRKTRELLGMNDHQFASSARSYWSSTLLSLCMQVLEKLESLDKISGIYKVGNESFMNYSGPFRRGITALNGYQVAKSMVESKILDKKLSGELLKCLTHSKEHFYAIFCLRDQKNMMFKHMMDLRLTKLSQDLIKEFTIEIMSKKGRLKYVEMWSVVLQIFMFGNLSEELYQVIIQRPDLSPAYKVFIKQLKESKMSGLVSVSLVSNFEKSLQETLNHDWSKDFDFMAPSWFVYFLERLLFLVSSWHGCFFTLKSSVRETVPWGNLRCNSSSLSEADSKVFSKRSFDFIASKIKEILSIKLDWLWERDFDAVAYYPFLVLKLVLLVALICLNSGRHFDLLYSLLGRYDIITVLPPQFVKILEKRGTKNFDKLLADILEATGDPLVCLRSGNTQRELLSHDVLAIDVDMIHSREEILEILYSENSECDGNYEMEYGSPSDRNARFSNFDRMSYTLCPAESDYDSEKINWLDTETGEYGRTLQLFTNTSRVYMFSKGIFEDISFHDCKPQMKLDICIYFQESLGGLSVKYEKWMRELKQLSFALSCRLVISSVSRGLVEDKLVWQYCSTI
- the LOC113320491 gene encoding uncharacterized protein LOC113320491 isoform X1; this translates as MGLKSSYQWVYVQLAYTLTSFYVTCMIYLENCGESWLEDAGDCFSLAGCWSTAADVYSRCNCFSKCLLVCTNGNLFETGLQFIEYWKESARLNPDAARSQDLIDMEQSFLESCAIHYDQQNDTNNMLKFVRAFNSSDMIRNFLRSHDYLDELILFEAGSENFMEAATIARLKGDCLLEADMLEKAGHLVEATEVILFYVLGNSAWANGNKGWPLIKFPNKEKLLEKVKLMAKSKDDILYQFVSTETSIFSDTNSRLSEMNGCFIVSQRFKSLRGEIISLRKIIDYHLDLAPSEYVWVDDVILNITEHVENSISKNRVSVQTLTYFWNLWREKIVNILHYLNSLETQVKQDHESYEKFCLGYLGVYKQKHDRSSLYILLNSDACWRKEIEDRFLRKTRELLGMNDHQFASSARSYWSSTLLSLCMQVLEKLESLDKISGIYKVGNESFMNYSGPFRRGITALNGYQVAKSMVESKILDKKLSGELLKCLTHSKEHFYAIFCLRDQKNMMFKHMMDLRLTKLSQDLIKEFTIEIMSKKGRLKYVEMWSVVLQIFMFGNLSEELYQVIIQRPDLSPAYKVFIKQLKESKMSGLVSVSLVSNFEKSLQETLNHDWSKDFDFMAPSWFVYFLERLLFLVSSWHGCFFTLKSSVRETVPWGNLRCNSSSLSEADSKVFSKRSFDFIASKIKEILSIKLDWLWERDFDAVAYYPFLVLKLVLLVALICLNSGRHFDLLYSLLGRYDIITVLPPQFVKILEKRGTKNFDKLLADILEATGDPLVCLRSGNTQRELLSHDVLAIDVDMIHSREEILEILYSENSECDGNYEMEYGSPSDRNARFSNFDRMSYTLCPAESDYDSEKINWLDTETGEYGRTLQLFTNTSRVYMFSKGIFEDISFHDCKPQMKLDICIYFQESLGGLSVKYEKWMRELKQLSFALSCSDEDPDIQYSKIDDCFKKLSAPPKLKQFLIQGLFGLIIKFTPYSKKIKREERQKSKKQAGKDKCKKKK